AGCAGCAAGGTTGAGTAGCATACAATCTTCGAATGGTGACAAACCCCACTTTTCAGGATGCAGATCGAGCAGAGAATTGATCACCTCATCAGCTGAACTGAAAGAACTAGCTTGTTTTGGTAAAGATGGTACAGCAACCACCTTCATTCCTGCAGCCTTGCCAGCCATGACACCAGGCCTAGACGGTACCAAAAATTAGTTATCATGACTAAACCAATTAATTGAATGCATGGCATTAACTGATTAACAGTTTATTAAAAAAGGAACATAAGTTAGCAATAGGTTGCCTGTGTTAACAAAACCATTGGTCACTTATATGATTGCTTTTACTACTCATCAAGCTATTTgtaaacaaaaacaaaaggcaTATCTGACCGATACATTTTGGCAATGCAGCATCCATGtgatatatgacaaaattatatCCAGAAATACGATCCATATcagcaaaaagaaaaggatagtAAACATTAGCAAAACTTACAACGAATCCTCAATCACTAGGCAGTTTGATGGATCAGCATTCATTCTTCTAGCAGCCTCAAGGAAACTTCCAAGACCAAGAAAAAATCAATAATTCAGACtaacaaatattaattttctgAATTATGGCAAATAGGTGAAAGTTAACCAAACAAACTGTATTTTGCAGTGCCTCACATTTCAGGAGATGGCTTCCCCATTACCACTTCATCACCACCAACAACTGCAGTAAAGGATCCTTTCCAGCCTATACATCACAATATAACAAACTGGTACCCTCAAAGATTGCAAAAGATAACCAAAATGTCCAAAACAACAACAAATTTGCTTTTCTATCTATGGAGGATCAATAATTCAACATGTTTCCAGATTCTACCAAGAAATATACCATGATGGTAGGAAATCTTGGCTTCTATATTTGATTTTGAAGAGTTTGAAGCCAAACACATTGGCACTCCCTTGCTCCTTAGATGTTTAATTAGCCGATTAGCACCTGGAAGAGCTTTAATATTGCACCATCTGCAGCAATCAGATGCATTTATCTATTATACCTCATGACAAGGGACTGAAAATTATTGTACAACAaccaataaattttgaatttaactaTACTTATATGTTTCGCTAAAATACTGAAAAAGACAAAGTTAAGAAGCAGGCAACCTTAAATAAGGAGAGATAAATTGCACTTCCAACTTTAATTGTCACCTAGGGTTTTGACTTGCAGTATCTGAGTCAACTAATCAAGTTGTACGGATATGGTAGGCCAATTTACACATTGTTTTGAACTGTTTGAACAACTGAATACTAGATTCATAAATAAAAGCAAGCTAAACAAGCCCAAGACAGAAGTATTGTTATATTCACTAAGCACTCTTTGATCAAATTACCTTTTCATTGTAGCATCCATGAATGTACAGATCAATTACATGATAGATATAGCACTAAAAATGCCAGTCCTCATGGTTAAAATGCCTCAAGATAAAAAGAATTGATACAAGTGCTTAGCTATTTTTATGGCTATTATTTTGTAAATGCCGTTTGATTATAAGAAACTTACCTGTTCAAAACATACTTAAATTTGAATAAAGACTAAAACGCATACTAATAAAGAACAAAGGTTTTAAATGTGGATTGACATGATCTGGTCATACAAAGAGTCCATCAAACATGTCCCCTGCAAGAAAAGGGACAGAGATACAGATATTAGAGGCAATAAATGCTTGAATGGATGTGGCCGAAGGACTTGAAGAAGCTTTATTTAAATGCTAGACTAAACACTCTTGGAGTAACTATGAGTTCTGGAATATTACATTTGTCATTGTGTTGGAAATATAGTATGACTGATGGATTAGACTGATAAAGGATAGCAGTATAGGAGTAAAGTAGGGTAATCTTTGTTATCATTgttgttatttattatttttatacttGATGTTTATCTTCAACTTAATTAACATTCTAGTTGTTTCTTCTTCTATACACAGACATATATAGAGTTAACCAGATCACTAACTTATATAGTTCTACTACATCACCTACTATCTGCCAAGTTAGTGTAAATCATCAGCACCTTTCAGGAAAGGGTTTGTGGGTAgacaaatgtatgtaattttctTTCCTCGCTTTAATGGAACCTCATTTATAATTGTGCTTTATAGATGACCACAGAATGATGGGACAAGCTCCTAAGGTTAGTTCATAATTCATATAAACTTCATACTCTGAGGATGTTATTGATAAAAAATGATAACCTTTCCAGTTTTTAAAATACTAAGAAATAGCTAGCTCCGCTTTTcctctcattttttttcctaataATAATGAGTGGTAATGCAAAATTCATTCCAAAGGCatctaaagaaaagaaaagaacacaTCAACCAAACCTCCCTAGGGCTCATAATCAATACTAATCAATTCTTTGCAAACCACCTATAGTAGTTAATACTTCAATAAGAAAAAGGAATATTAGAATGCAATAAAGTATGGTCATTATGATTCAAGTATGACAATCATATATCACCATGTGAAGATGAATATGAAAAAATAACATAACATCAATCTTGGTATCAGATCAATCTTCAAGTCAACTCTAGGATTACTGATGGTAGTCATGGATGTGAtagagatttatttttttaaaaaatctaatTCAAAAACTTTGTCATTGAACTGCAAAATCGCCCACAGCATTCTTTCAAAAAAAGTAGAAATCGAACttagttcccatgattttttgtTTGCTTCATCAACATGGAAATGAACTCGGTTTGACATGAATCAGGTCTGATCTAGTCAAGCTAAGTTGGGATGACTCAAATCATATCCATCTACACTAAACCAAAAGGCACCTTTTTTCCATATATATACTAGTTATTTGACGAACAAAGAAGATAATAACATCAATATGTTCATCCACATTAACTTAGCAAAAAATAGCCTTTACATTCTGAAATAGAGTGAAGTTGAACATGAATAACATGTCATTGAAGATTACTTGTCAGAAAACATTGGAGTAATTGTGGACATGAACTCTTCTGGTGTGCATGGGAGTCCATAGTCTTCCACAACAGCAGTTGCAACTTCTAAAGGTGTCCTTCCAACTATTCTGTGAATGCCTGTGCTCCTCCATGTCTTTCCATATTTGACTAGAAATTCTTTTAATACTTCACTGACAACGCCATCTGTTTTGAAATACAAAAATGAAATATAAACTCCAAAGGATTAAatgggaaaaaaggaaaagaatattTGAGTGTATAAGATAATAGCACTTAAAAACATGTGATTTATATTCTTAGGTCAGAGATACAAGTTGCCAGAAACGATCATGAAGAAGAAAGAATACGAGCGCACCAGTATTTAGAAGTGTACCATCCAAATCTAGAATGACATGTGAGATCATCCAAGTCATAGGCTTGGATGCAGTCATCTTCCAAGCTTAAAGGAACTCTAATGCAACGTAAGTAGCTCTATCAACAAGACTCACCTGTGAGACAGATAATTTACTTAAGATACCGAACAGTGATGTGTGCAACTAAATAACAATATTGCATATGACGAGCAGCTTCAACTCTTGGAAGCAAAGTAAATATCTAATCCTCAAGAAACCATCTTGAATGATTTTTATGGTGGATTCGGTAGATTTTTATGTAAATTTTAGCATATAAATTATActacaataaaataattaaatctcGGAAGAAATTGGACTATTGGTGAAAGTAGATAGATATGCAGAAGTTAGTCGACCTATTTTGTTACTGTTTCTTATAAGCTTATGGTGACATTGGAAAATGGTGTAAGATAAACAGCAGTGCTCTTAGTTTTCCCCAAAGAATTGTGATATATAAAACAAGAGTTGAGAGCAAGCAGTAaaaattacaagaaaaatcgCAAATCCTTTGAATAGATTATCAAATTACATACGAATGTTGGGTAgaatttcttccaaattctTATTCGTATATACTAGGAAATTTGCACATGATGGCTAGAGTATTTCTAAATTTTCTGGATAACATTTCTGTACGCGATATAAGGGCATAGATAAATTGGTTATGGTCTCTGGACGCTAAAGCCAATGTCATCAGCCACAAATATCAATATATACAAGGCTTTCACTAGTGAAATTCAATTTTTGAAATCAataccaccaaaaaaaaaaaaaatctacaaaaTTAATCAAAATACGTGAAAAACTAAACAAAAAAACCCTAAAAAACAATTCAGATGAGATGACGGCCAGATTAAAGAAAGAATATGAAAGGAAGAGTTCTTTCTTTGAGACATTTTAACAAACAATTACCGGAAGGATAGAAATCATCAGCAATACTTGCAAGCACAACATGCAGCAGGAGTCTACCTCTTTCGAATCAGGTGTTCACAGGGGTTTGTCAAAGATTAGACTCCGTTGCAAGCTAGAGAGAGGCCTCGCTTTGTCCGTTTGGGAGGGGATGGATAAAAAGACGAGTGAGGACGGAATGGAATAAATAGCGTAAGTCGGATGCCAGTACCATGGAGGAGAGAAATGGAATAAATTTGAACCGTCAGATGGTTTCAGGACTAGAGTAGACTCGAACAACAAAACCACAAGGCGGCGTCCATCAAGCAAATGGCCCAATAGATGGAGAAAAGCCCAACCCTAATCGATGCAGGAAGCGAGGAatggataattaaattttataactataaaattaaaaaatattactaagtGAAAGATAGATCAAGTTAATAATATGTTAATATAATTCATTTGCTGAGACTTTGGAATAGCCGAGCATCTCCTCGCATGTCTTTAATCTGACCAAAAACTTTGAAAGTGATACTTGGTGCTAATCGACCGACTCCTAGGGTTTTGCAGATCTAGGCTACCGAGCTTATAAGGTGCGCAAATAGTTTTCTCATGCAATAAGGGTGGCCTTCTTTGATTAAGAGGAGCGTCCCATAAAAATGCTTGAAAGAATTGACCGAGCTTGTCAACTGTTCTAAGAGGTATAGCACAATTAGACATTCGGTAAGCCACCAAAAAGCCTTTCATTTCCACCCTCAAGCCGGTCAAAGGAGTACCCAAGTAATTCCATATTCCACTTTTTAACATCCATCCCTAATATTGTGGCAGCAGAGTGCTGAACCTCCACAGGAGTGGATGGACTAAAATGCACATGAGACTTGGATAAATTCACATTCTGCAAGACTGCAAATGATACTCCTTCGAAATCAACTTAAGGCTTTGGGCATTGCCAGTAGTTGCCACCCATCTTATTCTTTACGGATAATACTGAAATCTCCGATGAGAACCATAGACAGATTGAGCTCATGAACTCTATCTACCTCTCACCATAATTTCACAACTTCTTGCTCATTGGAGATAGCATACACAACCCCTAACATGCAAGAAGGACCCTGATGTGGTGAGATCATTCCGAATTCTTCATGACAATTACTGGATACCACTGGACAACCCTAAAGCAGGGATGACAAAGACTTTCCACCAATGACCAAGGAACATCTGTAGGATTAACGTGATTAAATTTAGGGAGAACATGAAGGGTGTATGCAAACTCCAATGATTAACAGACCACCATAATTTATATCTAAGGAGAAACTGCAAGCTGA
The sequence above is drawn from the Phoenix dactylifera cultivar Barhee BC4 unplaced genomic scaffold, palm_55x_up_171113_PBpolish2nd_filt_p 001072F, whole genome shotgun sequence genome and encodes:
- the LOC103702887 gene encoding bifunctional riboflavin kinase/FMN phosphatase-like; amino-acid sequence: MTASKPMTWMISHVILDLDGTLLNTDGVVSEVLKEFLVKYGKTWRSTGIHRIVGRTPLEVATAVVEDYGLPCTPEEFMSTITPMFSDKWCNIKALPGANRLIKHLRSKGVPMCLASNSSKSNIEAKISYHHGWKGSFTAVVGGDEVVMGKPSPEIFLEAARRMNADPSNCLVIEDSLPGVMAGKAAGMKVVAVPSLPKQASSFSSADEVINSLLDLHPEKWGLSPFEDWIEGTLPIEPWYIGGPVIKGFGRGSKVLGIPTGDLPAENFSALLSEHTSGVYFGWAGLATRGIYKMVMSIGWNPYFDNTEKTIEPWLLHKFNEDFYGEELHLAIVGYIRPEANFPSLESLIARIQEDGRIAEKALDLPMYACYKDSPYLISSL